From the genome of Amycolatopsis sp. NBC_01488, one region includes:
- a CDS encoding GNAT family N-acetyltransferase, whose amino-acid sequence MDVIRRARATDIEALVRMFGAPGEPLAAALRELMNTPHVTLVVAEDDNGVAGTAQLTVLRGLAWEGATRGLLEGIRAARRGVTSALLTWGIDEARRRGCSRLHLDSGLARADLRDFYARFGFEHSYQGFARTL is encoded by the coding sequence ATGGATGTCATCAGACGTGCCAGGGCAACGGACATCGAAGCGCTCGTGCGCATGTTCGGCGCACCGGGCGAGCCGCTGGCAGCCGCCCTTCGCGAACTCATGAACACCCCGCACGTCACGCTGGTCGTCGCCGAAGACGACAACGGCGTGGCCGGCACCGCGCAACTGACGGTGCTGCGAGGACTCGCCTGGGAAGGCGCTACCCGCGGCCTGCTCGAAGGCATCCGCGCCGCTCGTCGTGGAGTGACCAGCGCACTTCTGACCTGGGGCATCGATGAAGCCCGCCGGCGAGGCTGCAGCCGTCTCCACCTCGATTCCGGCCTCGCGCGCGCCGACTTGCGAGACTTCTACGCGCGCTTCGGCTTCGAGCACAGCTATCAAGGGTTCGCCCGCACCCTGTGA
- a CDS encoding GNAT family N-acetyltransferase, with amino-acid sequence MTDYSIRAARRADIGAIVRMLADDQLGATRDDPDDLEPYLLAFEQIEADPNQLLVVVTTDDEPVGTLQLTIIPGLARRGALRGQIEAVRIRADHRGSGLGADLVRWAIDESRRRGCALVQLTSDVSRLDAHRFYERLGFVPSHTGFKLKL; translated from the coding sequence GTGACCGACTACTCCATCCGCGCAGCACGGCGTGCAGACATCGGTGCGATAGTGCGCATGCTGGCGGACGACCAGCTCGGCGCGACGCGCGACGATCCGGACGACCTCGAGCCGTACCTGCTGGCTTTCGAGCAGATCGAGGCAGATCCGAACCAGCTTCTGGTCGTCGTGACGACCGACGACGAGCCGGTCGGAACGTTGCAGCTGACGATCATCCCCGGCCTGGCCAGACGCGGCGCGCTGCGCGGGCAGATCGAGGCCGTCCGGATCCGCGCCGACCACCGGGGCTCCGGACTCGGCGCCGACCTCGTGCGCTGGGCGATCGACGAGTCCCGACGACGCGGATGTGCCCTCGTGCAGCTCACCTCGGACGTCTCGCGACTCGACGCTCACCGGTTCTACGAGCGCCTCGGCTTCGTTCCGAGTCACACCGGGTTCAAGCTCAAGCTCTGA
- a CDS encoding IS110 family transposase — translation MLVGDDWAEDHHDVELMDGSGRRLVKARLPEGVGGMARLHAMIGDQVGEAPDDEVEVVIGIETDRGPWVAALVAAGYTVMAVNPLQAAEFRRRLGVSGAKSDAGDAHVLADMVRTHAHELRPVAGDSAQAEAVKVVTRTHKTLIWERTRHTQRLRHALRDYFPAALVAFDDLDAADTLELLAKAPTPAQAARLSLSQISAALQRARRRDIAGKAAAIQAALRAEYLTQPEVVAAAYAASIQALIAVLTVLNTQVKTLQEQVETHFGRHPAAEIIASQPGLGAVLGARVLAEFGDDPHRYATAKARKNYAGTSPITKASGKKKVALARFIHNDRLIDTLMAQAFAALKASPGARAYYDRQRARGCSHNAALRQLANRLVGILHGCLKTGTLYDETTAWSHYAENVAA, via the coding sequence CTGTTGGTGGGAGATGACTGGGCCGAGGACCATCACGACGTCGAGCTGATGGACGGCTCGGGGCGGCGGCTGGTCAAGGCCCGGCTGCCTGAGGGTGTGGGCGGGATGGCCCGGCTGCACGCCATGATCGGCGACCAGGTCGGTGAGGCCCCCGACGACGAGGTGGAGGTGGTGATCGGGATCGAGACCGACCGGGGACCGTGGGTGGCCGCGCTGGTCGCGGCCGGGTACACGGTGATGGCGGTCAATCCGTTGCAGGCAGCGGAATTCCGGCGCCGGCTGGGGGTTTCCGGCGCCAAAAGCGACGCCGGTGATGCGCACGTGCTGGCCGACATGGTCCGCACCCACGCCCACGAACTGCGCCCGGTTGCCGGCGACTCCGCCCAGGCCGAGGCAGTCAAGGTGGTGACCCGCACCCACAAGACGTTGATCTGGGAACGGACCCGCCACACCCAGCGGCTGCGCCACGCGCTGCGGGACTACTTCCCCGCCGCGCTGGTCGCGTTCGACGACCTCGACGCCGCCGACACCCTGGAACTGCTGGCGAAAGCCCCGACCCCGGCCCAAGCCGCCCGGTTGAGCCTCTCCCAGATCAGTGCCGCGCTCCAGCGCGCCCGCCGCCGTGACATCGCCGGCAAGGCCGCGGCGATCCAGGCCGCGCTGCGCGCTGAGTACTTGACCCAGCCCGAGGTCGTGGCCGCCGCCTACGCCGCCTCGATCCAGGCTCTGATCGCGGTGCTGACCGTGCTCAACACCCAGGTCAAGACCCTGCAGGAGCAGGTGGAGACCCATTTTGGCCGGCACCCGGCCGCTGAGATCATCGCCTCCCAGCCCGGGCTGGGAGCGGTGCTCGGTGCCCGGGTGCTCGCCGAGTTCGGGGACGACCCGCACCGTTACGCCACCGCCAAGGCCCGCAAGAACTACGCCGGCACCTCCCCGATTACCAAGGCGTCCGGCAAGAAGAAGGTCGCCCTGGCGCGGTTCATCCACAACGACCGGCTCATCGACACCCTGATGGCCCAGGCGTTCGCCGCGCTGAAAGCCTCGCCCGGAGCCCGCGCCTACTACGACCGGCAACGCGCCCGCGGCTGCAGCCACAACGCCGCCCTGCGCCAACTCGCGAACCGGCTCGTCGGCATCCTGCACGGCTGCCTCAAAACCGGCACCCTCTACGACGAGACGACCGCCTGGTCGCACTACGCCGAGAACGTTGCGGCTTGA
- the mnmA gene encoding tRNA 2-thiouridine(34) synthase MnmA yields the protein MRVLAAMSGGVDSAVAAARAVDAGHDVVGVHLALSAKPGTLRTGSRGCCTIEDSHDARRAADILGIPFYIWDFAERFTEEVVETFVGEYAAGRTPNPCVTCNEKIKFEALLEKAMALGFDAVATGHYARLSVVDGVPELRRSADSGKDQSYVLASLTAEQLSHAMFPLGDSWKTEVRAEAERRGLSVANKPDSHDICFIPDGDTKKFLENRLGQRPGELVDAETGAVLGRHTGVHGFTVGQRKGLGIEAPAPDGRPRYVLSLEPVSGSVKVGSAEGLGIKVIEADRAIWPSGEPLTEPTECVVQVRAHGGIVDAVADVDSDTMTVHLREPLRGVAPGQVVVLYRPDVEGGDIVLGSAKISGTR from the coding sequence ATGCGGGTTTTGGCCGCGATGAGCGGAGGAGTGGACTCGGCGGTCGCCGCGGCGCGCGCCGTCGACGCCGGGCACGACGTCGTCGGCGTGCACTTGGCGCTGTCGGCCAAGCCCGGCACCTTGCGGACCGGGTCGCGCGGTTGCTGCACGATCGAAGACTCGCACGACGCCCGCCGCGCTGCTGACATCCTCGGAATTCCTTTCTACATCTGGGATTTCGCGGAGCGCTTCACCGAAGAGGTCGTCGAGACCTTCGTCGGCGAGTACGCCGCCGGGCGTACCCCGAACCCGTGTGTCACCTGCAACGAGAAGATCAAGTTCGAAGCTCTTCTCGAGAAGGCGATGGCGCTCGGCTTCGACGCGGTCGCAACAGGCCACTATGCCCGCCTCTCGGTGGTGGACGGCGTGCCTGAGCTGCGCCGTAGTGCCGACAGCGGCAAGGACCAGTCTTACGTGCTCGCTTCCCTCACCGCCGAGCAGCTCAGCCACGCCATGTTCCCCCTTGGCGACTCCTGGAAGACCGAGGTGCGGGCCGAAGCTGAGCGACGCGGTCTGTCCGTCGCCAACAAGCCGGACAGCCACGACATCTGCTTCATCCCGGACGGCGACACCAAGAAGTTCCTGGAGAACCGCCTGGGCCAGCGCCCTGGTGAGCTCGTCGACGCGGAAACCGGCGCGGTGCTCGGCCGGCACACCGGAGTGCACGGATTCACCGTCGGACAGCGCAAGGGGCTCGGGATCGAAGCTCCGGCGCCCGACGGCCGTCCTCGGTACGTCCTGTCGCTCGAGCCGGTTTCCGGGTCCGTCAAGGTCGGATCCGCGGAAGGGCTCGGGATCAAGGTGATCGAGGCTGATCGCGCGATCTGGCCCAGTGGCGAGCCGCTGACCGAACCGACGGAATGCGTGGTGCAGGTCAGGGCTCACGGAGGCATCGTGGACGCGGTCGCCGACGTCGACTCCGACACCATGACGGTGCACCTGCGTGAGCCGCTGCGCGGGGTGGCCCCGGGCCAGGTCGTCGTGCTCTACCGGCCGGATGTCGAGGGCGGGGACATCGTCCTCGGCAGCGCGAAGATCTCGGGCACGCGCTGA
- a CDS encoding cysteine desulfurase family protein → MTYLDHAATTPMLPEAVTAMTEALSNVGNASALHSSGRRARRMVEEARETIADALGARPSEVIFTGGGTESDNLALKGIFWARHDEQDQRRRLLVGAAEHHAVLDTVEWLESHCGAEITLLEVDSQGRVLPDTLRTAIAADPESVALVTVMWANNEVGTINPIAELAAVCAEFDIPLHTDAVQAVGAVPVDFAASGAAALTLTGHKLGGPFGVGALLLGRDVTCVPLLHGGGQERSVRSGTLDVPAIVGFAAAVRASVASRAEYAKRVEELRDGLIEVIRREVPDAILNGGDGERLPSHAHFTFPGCAGDSLLMLLDAKGIECSTGSACTAGVAQPSHVLLAMGADPAAARGSLRFSLGHTSTAADVEAVAAEIGGVVTRARQAGLAGMRKQTQKQEV, encoded by the coding sequence ATGACCTATCTCGACCACGCGGCGACCACTCCGATGTTGCCCGAAGCCGTAACGGCGATGACCGAGGCGCTGTCCAACGTGGGCAACGCCTCCGCGTTGCATTCTTCGGGCCGTCGCGCTCGCCGGATGGTCGAGGAAGCCCGCGAAACCATCGCCGACGCTCTGGGCGCCCGCCCCTCCGAGGTGATCTTCACCGGCGGTGGCACCGAAAGCGACAACCTCGCGCTCAAGGGCATCTTCTGGGCCCGCCACGACGAGCAGGACCAGCGTCGCCGCCTCCTGGTCGGCGCCGCGGAGCACCACGCCGTGCTCGACACCGTCGAATGGCTCGAATCGCACTGCGGCGCCGAGATCACGCTGCTGGAAGTCGACAGTCAGGGCCGCGTTTTGCCCGATACCCTGCGCACCGCCATCGCCGCGGATCCCGAAAGCGTGGCGCTGGTGACGGTGATGTGGGCCAACAACGAGGTCGGCACCATCAATCCGATCGCCGAGCTGGCCGCCGTGTGCGCGGAGTTCGACATCCCGCTGCACACCGACGCGGTTCAGGCTGTCGGAGCCGTCCCAGTCGACTTCGCTGCCAGCGGCGCCGCCGCGCTGACCCTGACCGGGCACAAGCTCGGCGGCCCGTTCGGCGTGGGTGCGCTTCTGCTCGGCCGCGACGTCACGTGCGTGCCGTTGCTGCACGGCGGAGGCCAGGAGCGCAGCGTTCGCTCCGGCACCCTCGACGTTCCGGCGATCGTCGGGTTCGCGGCCGCGGTCCGAGCCAGCGTCGCGTCCCGAGCCGAATACGCCAAGCGTGTCGAGGAGCTCCGCGACGGCCTCATCGAAGTCATCCGCCGCGAGGTGCCCGACGCGATTCTCAACGGCGGAGACGGCGAGCGGCTGCCCAGCCACGCGCACTTCACGTTCCCCGGGTGCGCCGGCGACAGCCTGCTGATGCTGCTCGACGCCAAGGGCATCGAATGCTCGACAGGCTCCGCCTGCACGGCGGGTGTCGCTCAGCCGAGCCACGTACTGCTTGCCATGGGCGCCGACCCCGCGGCAGCCCGGGGCTCCCTTCGGTTCTCCCTTGGCCACACATCCACCGCCGCGGACGTCGAGGCGGTGGCCGCCGAGATCGGTGGAGTCGTCACCCGTGCCCGTCAGGCCGGTCTGGCCGGAATGCGCAAGCAGACCCAGAAGCAAGAGGTGTAA
- a CDS encoding helix-turn-helix transcriptional regulator, producing the protein MDASWSDPRHVLDVVERLLSAPRPQLLLRFSAELGKLVPHRAAAMQTGDCPRSPLKVVGDQAIADAVTSVELQRLVERSEPGRALVVDGVLGGVERRLVLFSSMPPVGNGAVLAVVPEQAEPPTAELELAARLWHILSTDAGQRAADPGPEVLAGNLAAATARAQAITDLGQTHAATLTTLLAVLRSGRLSDAVARRTAVDLATDALLELKGVVDRDQARSEERAGAAFAQLRSQLADLVRHTEVDVDLVDPIGDAPLPQDIAHTARTMTRGLVLAALDRPATTRLRASWRQDGPVLRITVRDDSPEVADAIPARGLTERLAGGRTRVQHLGGAAGRLGGVRSAHRPGRRPARRGGLGSRPGAGDGPAHGRLGGPRAAGGPADRTLAVEGVTAHFVGQGGLRHAVERTTLVER; encoded by the coding sequence ATGGACGCTTCCTGGTCGGATCCGCGACACGTGCTGGACGTCGTCGAACGGCTGCTGTCGGCACCGCGGCCGCAGCTGCTCCTCCGGTTCTCCGCCGAGCTCGGGAAGCTCGTTCCGCACCGCGCGGCGGCCATGCAGACCGGCGACTGTCCGCGCAGCCCGCTCAAGGTCGTCGGCGACCAGGCGATCGCCGACGCCGTGACGAGCGTCGAGCTGCAACGGCTGGTCGAGCGCAGCGAGCCGGGCAGGGCGTTGGTGGTCGACGGCGTGCTCGGCGGGGTCGAACGCCGTCTTGTCCTCTTTTCGTCGATGCCGCCGGTCGGCAACGGCGCCGTGCTCGCCGTGGTGCCGGAGCAGGCGGAGCCGCCGACGGCGGAGCTGGAGCTTGCCGCGCGGCTGTGGCACATCCTCAGCACGGACGCGGGCCAGCGTGCGGCCGACCCGGGTCCGGAGGTCTTGGCCGGCAACCTCGCGGCGGCCACCGCGCGGGCGCAGGCGATCACCGACCTCGGCCAGACCCACGCGGCGACCCTGACCACGCTCCTCGCCGTGTTGCGCTCCGGACGTCTGTCCGACGCCGTCGCCCGCCGCACCGCGGTCGACCTGGCCACCGACGCGCTGCTCGAGCTGAAGGGTGTCGTCGATCGCGACCAAGCCCGTTCCGAAGAGCGGGCAGGCGCGGCGTTCGCCCAGCTCAGGAGCCAGCTCGCCGACCTGGTCCGCCACACCGAGGTCGACGTCGACCTGGTCGACCCGATCGGCGACGCACCGCTCCCGCAGGACATCGCCCACACCGCGCGGACGATGACCCGCGGCCTGGTGCTCGCCGCTCTGGACCGTCCGGCGACCACGCGGCTGCGGGCGTCCTGGCGGCAGGACGGCCCGGTGCTGAGGATCACGGTCCGCGACGACAGCCCCGAAGTCGCCGACGCGATCCCGGCCCGCGGCCTGACCGAGCGTCTCGCCGGAGGGCGAACGCGGGTTCAACACCTCGGCGGTGCAGCTGGCCGACTGGGTGGGGTCCGCTCTGCTCATCGGCCTGGGCGGCGTCCTGCTCGGCGCGGTGGGCTCGGTTCTCGACCCGGCGCCGGCGATGGCCCTGCTCACGGTCGCCTTGGTGGCCCTCGCGCTGCTGGGGGTCCGGCTGACCGGACGTTGGCCGTCGAAGGTGTGACAGCCCACTTCGTGGGCCAGGGTGGGCTTCGTCACGCGGTGGAGCGGACTACCCTGGTGGAGCGATGA
- a CDS encoding NADP-dependent oxidoreductase, with the protein MRAITFSAYGGPDVLQLSEVPVPEPGPGQVRLAVRAAGINPIDWKIRNGYMQQNFQVPFPHIPGLEVAGVVDAVGEGADFAVGDEVFGWSETGAYAEYALAKTLAPKPAGISWADAAALPVAGETSLRVLGLLDVREGETLLIHGASGTVGRFAAQVAVAKGLTVIGTAGSRNLDDLKSLGVVPVRYGDGWLDRVREAVSGPVDAVFDAVGHGVLPGSVELRGTKDRIVTIADGAAFELGIPFSSGGEQTREVLTGIAGWVTDRGVRIAQGRSYPLAEAAAAQIESEDGHPGGKLTLAVS; encoded by the coding sequence ATGCGAGCGATCACCTTCTCCGCCTACGGCGGGCCGGACGTCCTGCAGCTGTCCGAGGTTCCGGTGCCGGAGCCCGGCCCGGGGCAGGTACGGCTGGCCGTGCGGGCCGCCGGGATCAACCCGATCGACTGGAAGATCCGCAACGGCTACATGCAGCAGAACTTCCAGGTCCCCTTCCCGCACATCCCCGGTCTCGAGGTGGCCGGAGTCGTCGACGCCGTCGGCGAGGGCGCGGACTTCGCCGTCGGTGACGAGGTCTTCGGCTGGTCCGAGACCGGCGCGTACGCCGAGTACGCGCTGGCGAAAACACTCGCGCCGAAGCCGGCCGGCATCTCGTGGGCGGACGCGGCGGCACTGCCGGTCGCGGGCGAGACGTCGCTTCGCGTCCTCGGGCTGCTCGACGTCCGCGAGGGCGAGACGCTGCTGATCCACGGCGCCAGTGGCACGGTCGGGCGGTTCGCCGCGCAGGTCGCCGTCGCCAAGGGGTTGACCGTCATCGGCACCGCGGGCAGCAGGAACCTCGATGACCTGAAGTCGCTGGGCGTCGTCCCGGTGCGCTACGGCGACGGCTGGCTGGACCGGGTCCGCGAGGCCGTGTCCGGGCCGGTCGACGCCGTGTTCGACGCCGTCGGGCACGGGGTGCTGCCCGGGTCGGTCGAGCTGCGGGGGACGAAGGACCGGATCGTCACGATCGCCGACGGGGCCGCTTTCGAGCTGGGCATCCCGTTCTCGAGCGGGGGCGAGCAGACGCGTGAGGTCCTCACCGGGATCGCCGGCTGGGTGACCGACCGCGGGGTCCGCATCGCGCAGGGCCGGAGCTACCCGCTCGCCGAGGCGGCCGCCGCGCAGATCGAGAGCGAGGACGGCCACCCCGGCGGGAAGCTCACGCTCGCCGTCAGCTGA
- a CDS encoding lysophospholipid acyltransferase family protein, whose protein sequence is MSHAWMPASPCGDGCLTDGDPVVGFPRRVLRFTAAIFVVFSALLTAPLLLVSWGRERRVRLIFRGVLRAFGVRLDVRGGEDFLTAPAGRGALVVNNHISWLDIVAINALRPMRALAKKEIAGWPVLGGLVRRGGSIFLDRERLTTLPATMASLADALRTGSLVSVTPEGTTWCGLASGRFTTATFQAAIDGGVPVRPIALRYRLADGRETSRPSFIGPESLIASLRRVAALRGLVLEIHICPEIAPGRAENRRELAALAEASVHSALGTVKIPAQQRRRTPRPQPVPLASPPAK, encoded by the coding sequence ATGAGCCACGCCTGGATGCCGGCCTCGCCGTGCGGCGACGGCTGCCTGACCGACGGCGACCCGGTCGTCGGCTTCCCACGGCGGGTGCTGCGCTTCACCGCGGCGATCTTCGTCGTTTTTTCGGCACTGCTGACGGCACCCCTCCTGCTGGTGTCGTGGGGCCGCGAGCGCCGGGTCCGGCTGATCTTCCGCGGCGTGCTGCGGGCGTTCGGCGTCCGGCTGGACGTTCGCGGCGGCGAGGACTTCCTGACCGCGCCGGCCGGCCGTGGCGCGCTGGTGGTCAACAACCACATCTCGTGGCTGGACATCGTCGCGATCAACGCGCTGCGGCCGATGCGGGCGCTGGCCAAGAAGGAGATCGCGGGCTGGCCCGTGCTGGGCGGCCTGGTCCGCCGCGGCGGCAGCATCTTCCTCGACCGCGAACGCCTGACGACGTTGCCGGCCACGATGGCGTCGCTGGCCGACGCGCTGCGGACGGGGTCGCTGGTGAGCGTGACCCCGGAGGGCACGACGTGGTGCGGCTTGGCGTCTGGTCGATTCACGACCGCGACGTTCCAGGCGGCCATCGACGGCGGCGTCCCGGTCCGCCCGATCGCGCTGCGGTACCGCCTCGCGGACGGCCGGGAGACCAGTCGTCCGTCGTTCATCGGCCCGGAGTCGCTGATCGCGTCCCTGCGCCGGGTCGCGGCGCTGCGCGGGCTGGTGCTGGAAATCCACATCTGCCCGGAGATTGCGCCGGGCCGTGCGGAGAATCGTCGTGAGCTGGCGGCGCTCGCCGAGGCGTCGGTGCATTCGGCGCTGGGGACGGTGAAGATCCCGGCCCAGCAGCGGCGCCGGACCCCGCGTCCCCAGCCGGTCCCCCTGGCTTCGCCTCCCGCGAAGTGA
- a CDS encoding GNAT family N-acetyltransferase, translating into MTTSQLLVSTDQAGADLPADAARYSLLVAHANEEVVAAQRLRHRVFAEEMGARLHSPIAGLDVDEFDEFCDHLVVRDDNTGEIVGCYRMLPPDRAAVAGKLYADSEFDLSALDGLRPSLVETGRSCVHPDHRSGAVVSLVWAGIARYMLLSGHRYLAGCASVPLVDGGSFAAGVWDVLRTKHYSDEATRVSPLIPWDASGIERPARSLLPPLIKGYVRLGAKAYGPPALDADFGVADFFVVLDLHNVDERYLKFFLGVQV; encoded by the coding sequence ATGACGACGTCACAGCTCCTCGTCAGCACTGATCAGGCGGGTGCCGACCTCCCCGCGGACGCTGCCCGGTACTCCCTCCTCGTCGCCCACGCGAACGAAGAAGTGGTTGCCGCGCAGAGGCTCCGGCACCGGGTTTTCGCCGAGGAGATGGGCGCGCGGCTGCATTCGCCGATCGCCGGTCTCGACGTCGACGAGTTCGACGAGTTCTGCGACCACCTCGTGGTCCGCGACGACAACACGGGCGAAATCGTCGGCTGCTACCGGATGCTGCCGCCCGACCGCGCCGCCGTGGCCGGAAAGCTCTACGCCGACAGCGAGTTCGACCTGAGCGCGCTCGACGGGCTGCGGCCGTCGCTGGTCGAGACCGGCCGATCGTGCGTGCACCCGGACCACCGCAGCGGCGCCGTCGTCAGCCTGGTCTGGGCCGGGATCGCTCGCTACATGCTGCTTTCCGGCCACCGCTACCTCGCCGGTTGCGCGTCGGTCCCGCTGGTGGACGGCGGCTCGTTCGCCGCCGGTGTGTGGGACGTACTGCGCACCAAGCACTACTCGGACGAGGCCACGCGCGTCTCGCCGCTGATCCCGTGGGACGCGTCCGGGATCGAACGCCCGGCCCGCTCGCTCCTTCCGCCGCTGATCAAGGGCTACGTCCGGCTCGGCGCCAAGGCCTACGGACCGCCCGCGCTCGACGCCGACTTCGGCGTCGCGGACTTCTTCGTCGTGCTGGACCTGCACAACGTCGACGAGCGCTACCTCAAGTTCTTCCTCGGGGTCCAGGTATGA
- a CDS encoding electron transfer flavoprotein subunit alpha/FixB family protein, with product MAEVLVLVDHVDGEVKKVTLELLTAARALGEPSAVVVGPTGTAAKAKQALASHGAAKVYVAEGDDAANYLVTPKVDVLAALAQQASPAAVLVTASGEGKEVAARLAVRLGSGLIYDAVGVNGDGVIDQSIFGGAFSVKSKSAKGAPVVSIRPGAVEAEPAEGAAAEETVELPATDPAKSTKITGVEPVTGGDRPELTEASIVVSGGRGVGSAEKFDVVEKLADSLGAAVGASRAAVDSGYYPAQFQVGQTGKTVSPQLYIALGISGAIQHRAGMQTSKTIIAVNKDPEAPIFEIADFGIVGDLFNVAPQLTEAVEKRKG from the coding sequence ATGGCTGAAGTACTCGTCCTCGTCGACCACGTCGACGGTGAGGTCAAGAAGGTCACGCTCGAGCTGCTGACCGCGGCCCGCGCGCTCGGTGAGCCGTCGGCCGTCGTCGTCGGCCCGACCGGGACCGCCGCCAAGGCGAAGCAGGCGCTGGCGTCGCACGGCGCCGCCAAGGTGTATGTCGCGGAAGGCGACGACGCTGCGAACTACCTGGTCACGCCGAAGGTGGACGTGCTCGCCGCGCTGGCGCAGCAGGCATCCCCGGCCGCCGTGCTCGTCACCGCCAGCGGTGAGGGCAAGGAGGTCGCCGCCCGGTTGGCCGTACGTCTGGGCTCCGGCCTGATCTACGACGCCGTGGGCGTCAACGGCGACGGCGTCATCGACCAGTCGATCTTCGGTGGTGCGTTTTCGGTCAAGTCGAAGTCCGCGAAGGGCGCGCCGGTCGTCTCGATCCGCCCGGGCGCGGTCGAGGCCGAGCCGGCCGAGGGCGCGGCGGCCGAGGAGACCGTCGAGCTCCCCGCCACCGACCCGGCGAAGTCGACCAAGATCACCGGCGTCGAGCCGGTGACCGGCGGTGACCGTCCCGAGCTGACCGAGGCCTCGATCGTGGTTTCCGGTGGCCGTGGTGTCGGCTCCGCGGAGAAGTTCGACGTCGTCGAGAAGCTGGCCGACTCGCTCGGCGCGGCTGTCGGCGCGTCGCGTGCCGCTGTCGACTCCGGCTACTACCCGGCGCAGTTCCAGGTCGGCCAGACCGGCAAGACCGTGTCGCCGCAGCTGTACATCGCGCTCGGCATCTCCGGCGCGATCCAGCACCGCGCCGGCATGCAGACGTCGAAGACGATCATCGCCGTCAACAAGGACCCGGAGGCGCCGATCTTCGAGATCGCCGACTTCGGCATCGTCGGCGACCTGTTCAACGTCGCGCCGCAGCTGACCGAAGCGGTCGAGAAGCGCAAGGGCTGA
- a CDS encoding electron transfer flavoprotein subunit beta/FixA family protein, producing the protein MTNIVVLVKQVPDTYSERKLNGTDHTLDRESADAVLDEINEKAVEEALKVKEAGEGEVTVISVGPDRATDAIRKALSMGADKAIHVSDEALHGSDAIATAKVLAAAIAKVEGYDLIIAGNESSDGRGGAVPAILAELLGLPQVTYAREVTVDGTTIKAVRETEDGLTRLEATLPAVVSVGEKINEPRYPSFKGIMAAKKKPVETFTIADLGVDAGEVGLANAWSAVTESSPKPPRTAGEKVEDEGDGGTKVAEYLVGQKLI; encoded by the coding sequence ATGACGAACATCGTTGTCCTGGTCAAGCAGGTACCGGACACCTACTCGGAGCGGAAGCTCAACGGGACCGACCACACCCTTGACCGCGAATCCGCCGACGCCGTGCTCGACGAGATCAACGAGAAGGCCGTCGAAGAGGCGTTGAAGGTCAAGGAAGCCGGCGAGGGCGAGGTCACCGTGATCTCGGTGGGCCCGGACCGCGCGACCGACGCCATCCGCAAGGCGCTGTCCATGGGCGCCGACAAGGCCATCCACGTCTCCGACGAGGCGCTGCACGGCTCCGACGCGATCGCCACCGCCAAGGTGCTCGCCGCCGCGATCGCGAAGGTCGAAGGCTACGACCTGATCATCGCCGGCAACGAGTCCTCCGACGGCCGCGGCGGCGCCGTCCCCGCGATCCTCGCCGAGCTGCTCGGCCTGCCGCAGGTCACCTACGCGCGCGAGGTCACGGTCGACGGCACGACCATCAAGGCCGTCCGCGAGACCGAGGACGGCCTCACCCGCCTCGAGGCGACCCTGCCCGCGGTGGTGAGCGTCGGCGAGAAGATCAACGAGCCGCGCTACCCGTCGTTCAAGGGCATCATGGCCGCGAAGAAGAAGCCGGTCGAGACGTTCACCATCGCCGACCTGGGCGTCGACGCGGGCGAGGTCGGCCTCGCCAACGCGTGGTCCGCCGTGACCGAATCCTCGCCGAAGCCGCCGCGCACCGCCGGTGAGAAGGTCGAGGACGAGGGCGACGGCGGCACCAAGGTCGCCGAGTACCTGGTCGGCCAGAAGCTCATCTGA